In Caulobacter segnis ATCC 21756, the sequence GGCCCGACCTGGGCGAAGGGGATCGAGGGCCAGCGCAAGGCCGACCTGGGCGATGGGACCTTCCTCAATCCGATCCTGGCCGGCGACCATCCCGACCCGTCGATCCTGAAGGACGGCGACGACTACTACATGACCAACAGCTCGTTCGACGCCTATCCGGGCCTCTTGATCTGGCATAGCCGCGACCTGGTGAACTGGACGCCGGTCACCACGACGCTGAAGACCAATGTCGGCTCGATCTGGGCGCCCGAGCTCTGCAAGCACGAGGGCCGCTACTACATCTACCTGCCGGCCAAGAAGCCGAACAACAACACCAGCTACGTGATCTGGGCCGACAGGATCGAAGGCCCGTGGTCCGAGCCGATCGACCTGAAGCTGCCGCGCTACATCGACCCCGGCCATATCGTCGACGAGACGGGCGAGCGCTGGCTGTTCCTGTCCGGCGGCGACCGCATCAAGCTGGCGCCCGACGGCCTCTCGACCGTCGGCCAGCCCGAGCATGTCTATGACCCGTGGCGCTACCCGGACGACTGGGACGTCGAGGGCTTCTCGCCCGAGGGCCCCAAGGTCATGCGTCGCGGCGCGTACTACTACATGATCACCGCCGTGGGCGGCACGGCCGGCCCGCCGACCGGCCACATGGTCATCGTCGCGCGCGCCAAGTCGTTGGCCGGTCCGTGGGAGGACCATCCGCGCAACCCCCTCGTCCGGACGACCGACAACGCCGAAAAATGGTGGTCGCGCGGCCACGCCACCCTGGTCGAGGGGCCGGGCGGCGACTGGTGGACCGTCTATCACGGCTACGAGAACGGCTATTACACCCTGGGCCGCCAGACCTTGCTGGCTCCCGTCACCTGGACCGCCGACGGCTGGTTCGACGTTGGCGGCGGCGATCTCTCAAAGCCCCTCCCCAAACCCAAGGGCGGCAAGCCCGGCCCGCACGGCATGGCGCTGTCGGACGACTTCTCGACCGACAAGTACGGGGTCCAGTGGAACTTCTTCGATCCGCGTCCGGACGAGCATCAGCGCATCACGCGCGCCGGCGACGTCCTGACCCTGAAGGGCGCGGGCGAGGCCCCGTCCAGCGGCGCGCCGCTGATCTTCGTCAACGGCGACCAGGCCTATGAGATCGAGTGCGAGATCGAGGTCGATCCCGAGACCCGCGCCGGCCTGATCCTGTTCTACGACCGCCAGCTCTATTGCGGCCTCGGCTTCGACGCGAAGGCCTTCGTCACCCACCAGTACGGAATCGAGCGCGGCCGCCCGGCCAACCCGCACGGCGCCCGGATGCTGATGAGGCTGCGCAACACCCGCCACATCGTCGCCTTCCATACCAGCGGGGACGGCGGCAAGACCTGGAAGCGCTTCGACCGCGGCATGGAAGTCAGCGGCTACCACCACAACGTCCGCGGCGGTTTCCTGATGCTGAAGCCGGGGATCTACGCCGCCGGCAAGGGCTCGGCGCGGTTCCGGGGGTTCAAGTACCGGGCGTTGGACTAGGCGCGCCTCGGCGCGCGCCCTCCCTAGGCGGCGAACCGTTGAGCCGATCGCCCGTTCGAGGTCGGGGCCGTCACGTTGAAGCGGGCGATCAGACGCTCCAGGTGCTCGGCCTCCACGCGGAGGTTCGCCGCGGCGGCCGTCGCCTCTTCAACCATGGCGGCGTTCTGCTGCGTGACCTGATCCATCTGGTTCACGGCGACGTTGACTTCGCGAATGCCGGTGGCTTGTTCGCGGGAAGACTGAGCGATCTCTCCGATCAGCGTGTCGATCTCGCTGACCTTTCCGACGATCGCATTCAGCGCGCGCCCCGTATCGCCCACGAGTTTCACGCCGCGCTCGACCTGAGCCGAGCTGTTGGCGATCAAGACCTTGATCTCCTTGGCCGCATCGGCCGAACGCTGAGCCAGAGCGCGCACTTCCTGAGCGACCACGGCGAAGCCTCGCCCAGCCTCGCCCGCCCGCGCCGCCTCGACGCCCGCGTTCAGAGCCAGAAGATTGGTCTGGAAGGCGATCTCGTCGATCACCCCGATGATCTGGTTGATCTGGGCGGAGCTCGACTCGATCCCGTCCATGGCCGAGACCGCCTCGCCGACGATGTCGCCAGACCTGGCCGCGTCGACGCGGGCGTCGGACGCCGCCGTCGAGGCGCGCTTGGCGCCCTCGGCGCTTCGGCCAACCGTGGCGGTGATCTGGTCAAGCGCCGCCGCGGTCTCCTCCAGGCTCGCGGCCTGCTGCTCCGTTCGACGGGACAGGTCGTCCGAGGCGACCGAGATCTCGTTGGCGCCGCCGGCGACATTCTGAGTGGCCGTCGCGACGGCGCCGATCGTCTCGTCCAGTGCGGTCACCGCGCCGTTGAAATCGTCGCGCACGCGCGCGAACTGGGCGTCGATGGAGCCCGTCATCCGATAGCTGAGATCATTCGCCGCCAGACGCTCCAGCGCGCGGGCGATCTGGTTGACCGCATCGACGCGGCCCGTGACCTCGGTGGCGAACTTGACTACCTTGGCGACCCGCCCCTTGGCGTCGAACACGGGGTTGTAGGAGGCTTGGATCCAGACCTCCGCCCCGCCCTTACCGATCCGCTTGAATTCCTCCGCGACGAACTCTCCGGCGTTCAACTTCCGCCAGAAATCGGCATAGGCTTGAGATCCGCGATAGGCTGGATCGACGAACATGCCGTGGTGCTTGCCCTTGATCTCCGCGAGGGAGTAGCCGACCACGGCGAGGAAGTTCTCGTTCGCGTCCAGGATCACGCCCTCTGTCGTGAACTCGATGACGGCCTGCACGCGCTCGACCGCGGCGAGCTTCGCCGCGCGTTCGGCGTTGGCCTCCTTCTGCGCCGTGACATCGGTCGCGACCTTGAGCACCCTGGTGACCTGACCGGCCGCGTTCTTGACGGGGTTGTACGACGCCTGGATCCAAACCTCCCGGCCGCCCTTGCCGATACGCAGATACTCGCGCGCGTCGAACTGACCGCTAGCGAGCCGAGCCCAGAAGTCGCGGTACGCTTGGCTAGAGACCTCATCGGGCGGCACGAACATGCTGTGGTGCTTGCCGACAATCTCCCGCTCCTCGTAACCGAGGGCTTTGCAGAAATTGGCGTTGGCCGCGAGGATCGTTCCCTTGGGGTCGAACTCGATCATCGCGAGGGAATTGCTGAGCGCGCTGATCTTGCTCGCGGCGTCACCTGTCAGTCGGTTGCGCAGATTGATCATCACGAACGATCCGTTTTCTTTATGAGCCCAAATTCCGCCCCTCGAAGAACATCGTTCACACACCTCAATAAAACATAAACGGCAAGTTCACCTCAGGCGCTTTACCGACCTTCATAGGCGTAATTTCAGATCATGTGCCGAATAGTCGCAGAAGAACCCGCTTAACTTGAGAACTATACTCATTTCGCATTCAACTGAAACGGGAGGTCGGGGGACCACTTACATCCGATAGCTGTATGCGCTGCATTTTCGGAGGTTTTGACGCCGATTCTCTACCAGGGGCCGATGTATCGAAGGCTCGATGATCGGCGCTCGGCCCGCCGCGGGCGCGTCCCATCCTACCCCCGATAGGCGTCGAGCGCCGCCCGCAACACGTGCAGCATCCGCTCGCGGTCGGCGTCGTCAGGGGCGGCCTTCAGCGCCTCGCCCAGAGCCAGCTGGAAGGCCGCGCGCTGGTTGTGCCAGTCGAGCGAGCCGGCCGCGCGGGGCGGCAGGCGGGGCGGCGCCTGGTCGGCCAGGGTCGCCGGGCCCGCGCCCACCAGGAAGGTCTCGTCCAGCGCGGGGACCAGCAGGCGATCCTCGGCGAAACCGGCCTCGGCCAGCCGGCGCTTGAGGCCCTGGGCGGCGTCGGGCTCGCCGTGGGCGATGAACACCGAGCCCGCCACGGGGTTGCGCGCCTTCGCCCAAGCCACCAGCCCTTTGGCGTCGGCGTGGGCCGGAATAGGCGTCCAGCTGGCGGATGCGGGCGCGAACCCGCACCTCGTCGCCCCGGATCGAAACGCGCGGCGCGCCCTCGGCCAACAGGCGCCCCAGCGTGCCGGTGGCCTGGTAGCCGCATAGCAGCACCGTCGCCTCCTTGCGCCACAGCAGGCGCTTGAGATGCTTGCGCACGCGGCCCGCGTCGCACATGCCGCTGGCGGCCAGGATGATGTGCCAGCCGCTCAGGCGATCCAGGCCGTCGCTCTCGCCCGGCGAGCTGAGGAAGCGCAGATGGTTCGATGGCTTCAGCGCCTCGAACGGATTGGTCTGGGCGCCGGGCTTCCAGCCCCGGGCCTGGAAGACCTTGGTCGCTTCGATGGCGAGCGGCGAGTCCAGGAAGATGTCGCCCTTGGGGACCTCGCCCGACTCCATCAGGTCCAGCAGGTCGACCAAAAGCTCCTGGCTGCGCTCGACCGCGAAGGCGGGGATCAGCAGCGGCCCGCCGGCCTCGCGGGCGGCGCGCACCTCCTCGGCCAGTTGCTGACGTCGGGCGGCGCTGTCGAAGCCGGTGCGCTCGCGGTCGCCGTAGGTGGACTCGATGATCAGGTGGTGGACGCCGACCGGCGCGTCGGGATCGTCGACGAACGGGCTGCCGCCGGGGCCAAGGTCGCCGGAGAACAACAAGGTCTGGGTCTGCCCGGGCGGCCCGACCTCCACCGCGATCGAGGCCGCGCCCAGCATATGGCCGGCGGGCCAATAGGTGGCGGTAACCCCCTCGGCGATCGTCACGGGCTCGCCCAGCTTGACCTTGTGGAACTGGGCGGCGACCGCCTTGCCGTCTTCGGCGGTGTAGATCGGCTCGACCGGCGGGACGCCGCGCCGCTGATTGCGGCGATTGAGGCTTTCGACCTCGTTCTCCTGAATGCCGCCCGCGTCGACCAGCATGACGGCGGCCAGGTCGCGGGTGGCGGCCGTCGCGTAGATCGGCCCCTCGAAGCCGGCCAGCATCAGCTTGGGCAAGAGGCCCGAATGGTCGATGTGGGCGTGGGTCAGCAGGACCGCGTCGACCTTGCCGACCTCGAACGGAAACGGCTGATAGTTCAGCGCCTTCAGGGTCTTGGAGCCCTGGAACATGCCGCAGTCGATCAGCACCGTGGCGTGCTCGGTGACGAGACGGGCGCAAAAGCCGGTCACGCAGCCGGCGGCGCCGTGGAAGGTCAGGGTCGGGGTCATCGCCACGCCATCATTGGGGGAAACCTGGGCGAGCATGGCCGCTCCGGACGTCGTCTCGCCCTGATCCAGGTCAACCCCGCGGGCGGATTGCGTCATAGTCTGCGCCACAACACAAACCCTGAGTCTTCCCCGTGACCGAAGTCCCCCTGCCGACCGCCGCCCCCGACAACCACGCGCAGCTCACCTCGCCGTCGTACCGGCTGGCCGCGCTGGACCAGGACTTCCTGCTGGGCGACTCGATGCGCGGCGTGCGGTTCCTGCTGGAGTTCGCCAAGGCCGACGAGGCGCTGCGCCGCTGGGGCGTGCGCTCGACCGTGGTGGTGTTCGGCAGCGCGCGCGTGCGCCAGGACGGTCCGGTCGAGCAGGCCCGCTGGTACGAGGAAGCCCGGCGCTTTGGCCGCATCGTCTCCGAGCGCGGCGGGGCCAAGCTGGAGAACGGCGACCACGTCCGCGACAACGTCATCGCCACCGGCGGCGGCCCTGGCGTGATGGAGGCCGCCAACCGCGGCGCCTATGAAGCCGGCGCGCCGTCCATCGGCTTCAACATCACCCTACCGCGCGAGCAGACGCCCAATCCCTACTGCACGCCGGACCTGACGTTCCGCTTTCACTATTTCGCCATGCGCAAGATGCATCTGGCCATGCGCGCCAACGCGCTGGTCGTGTTCCCAGGCGGCTTCGGCACCTTCGACGAGTTGTTCGAGATCCTGACCCTGCGCCAGACCGACAAGGCCCCGCCGATCCCGATCGTGTTGTTCGACGAGGCCTACTGGCGCTCGATCATCAATTTCGAGGCCCTGGTCGAGCACGGCATGATCGCCGAGGCGGACCTCGACCTGCTGCACTTCGCCGACGACGCCGAGGAGACCTGGGCGGAGCTGGTCAAATGCGGGCTGAAGCTGCCCGGCGGCGAGGGCTAGCTCAGCAGGTGGCGCACCGTCGAGCGCAGCACCAGGCTTAGGGCTTCGCGGTCCAGGTCGGGGTGGTTGACGCCGCGCATCAGCAGGCCGTCGAAGATCAGGCCGATCGCCTCGCAACGGGCCTGGAATTCGGCCTCGCTCCATTCGGGCTTGCGGCTTCGCTCCATCAAGGACCTGGCCATCTGCCGCTCCTGGTCGTCGGCCGAGCGGACGATGGCGGCGACCTTGGGATTGCGAGCGGCCTCGGCGATGACTTCCAGCGCCAGGGCGGCGCGCCCCGGCTCGAAGCACTTGTCGATGCTTTCGGGCAGGTGCTCGTCGATCGCGTCCAGCAGGGTGCCCGGCTGGCTCTCCAGCTCGGCGAACTTATCGCGCATCTCGGCCAGATCCTGGGCGACGATGGCGGCGATGATCGCTTCCTTGTTCTCGAAGTAGCGGTAGATCTGGCCGACGCTCAGGCCCGCGGCCTTGGCGATGTCGGCCATGCTGGCGCCATGGAAGCCGGAATGGCGCACGCGGTCGCAAGCGGCGTCGAGGATCTGCTGACGACGCGACTCGGGTGACGGGCGACCGGAATGGGCGTCATCAACCATTGAAAATCCTAAGCGACATTACATTTCCGTTAGGGCAGCCTCAGCGGTGGGCTTGAAGGTTGACTTGCGACAGTCGCGCTCCTATGTCCAGCCCACTTGAGAATGAACGTTCATTCTCAGATTGTTCATCATGCCGGTCTAGTCAAGGGCAATAGCTCACTAGTCCATCGCATCCGGGGTCACATATGTACGTCAAACGCACCGCCGCCATCTCGGCCGTGGGTCTCGCCGCCATCGCGCTCACCCTTTCGGCCTGCGGGCAGAAGGGCGACGCCGGCGCTGGCATGGGAGGGGCGACCGAAGTCGGTTACGTCGTCGCCCAATCCCAGTCCGTGGGCCTGACCACCGAGCTTTCCGGCCGCACCTCGGCCTTCCTGGTCTCCGAAGTGCGCCCACAGGTGGGGGGCGTCATCAAGGCGCGCCTGTTCGAAGAGGGCTCGATCGTCAAGGCGGGGCAGTCGCTCTACCAGATCGATCCGGCCACCTATCAGGCGACCTACAACAGCGCCGCGGCGTCTTTGGCCCAGGCCCAGGCCACGGCCCTGGCGGCGAAGCTGAAGGCCGACCGTTACAAGGCCCTCGTCGAGAGCGGCGCGGTCTCCAAGCAGGACAATGACGACGCCCAGGCGACCGCCGCCCAGACGGCCGCCGCCGTCGCGGTGCAGAAGGCCGCGTTGGACACCGCCCGCATCAATCTGAACTACACCAAGGTCGCCTCGCCGATCTCCGGCCGCATCGGCAAGAGCGCCGTGACCCCCGGCGCCCTGGTGACCGCCAGCCAGGCCACGCCCCTGGCGACGGTCCAGGACCTGTCGAAGATCTATGTCGACCTGACCCAGACCTCGGCCGAGCTGCTGAAACTCAAGCAGCAGTTCGCCAGCGGCAAGCTGGGCCGCACGAACTCGGCCACCGTGACCCTGAAGCTCGAAGACGGCTCGACCTATCCGACCCCGGGCACGCTGGAATTCTCCGACGTCACCGTCGACGCCGGCACCGGCTCGGTCACCCTGCGCGCGGTGTTCCCCAATCCGAACGGCGTGCTGCTGCCGGGCATGTATGTCCGCGCGAGCCTGACGCAGGGCGTCGCCTCCGGCGGGATCCTGATCCCGCAGACCGCCGTCAGCCGCGACCCCAAGGGCGCCGCGACGGTGACGCTGGTCGGCGCCAAGGGCCCCGAGCCTCGTCCCGTCACCCTGGGCCAGACGATCGGCGACAAGTGGCTGGTCACCAGCGGCTTGCAGCCGGGCGACAAGGTCATCGTCGAGGGCCTGCAGAAAGTGCGCCCCGGCGCGCCGATCAAGGCCGTGCCCGCCGGCTCCGCTCCCGCCGCTCAAGCCCAGCGCTAAGGCCAGCCTCCGATGCTTTCACGCTTCTTCATCGACAGACCCATCTTCGCATGGGTCATCGCCATCGTGATCATGCTGGCCGGGGCGCTCGCCATCCGGACCCTGCCGATCGCGCAATATCCTGAAATCGCCCTGCCGCAGGTGGCGATCTCGGCCAACTATCCCGGCGCCTCGGCCAAGACCGTCGAGGACAGCGTCACCCAGGTCATCGAACAGAAGATGAAGGGCCTGGACGGCCTGGACTACATGTCGTCGACCAGCGACAGCTCGGGCTCGGCCACGGTGACCCTGACCTTCAAGGCCGGCACCGACATCGATATCGCCCAGGTGCAGGTCCAGAACAAGCTGCAGACCGCCACCGCCCTGCTGCCGCAGGAAGTGCAGCAGCAAGGCCTGACGGTCGCCAAGTCGGCCCGTAACTTCATGATGGTCGTGGGCCTCTATTCCGAGGATCCCAAGACCACGGGCACCGACCTGGCCGACTACCTGGCCTCGAACATCCAGGACCCGCTCAGCCGCGTCGACGGCGTCGGCGACATCCAGCTGTTCGGCGCGCAGTACGCCATGCGCATCTGGCTGGACCCGCAGAAGCTGGCCAGCTTCAGCCTGACCCCGGCCGACGTGTCGACCGCGATCAAGGCCCAGAACGCCCAGGTTTCGGCCGGCCAGATTGGCGGGACCCCGAACTTGCCGGGCACGGGCCTGAACGCCACCATCACCGCCCAGTCGCGCCTGCAGACGCCCGAGCAGTTCCGCCAGATCATCCTGAAGAACACCACCGGCGGCGCCACGGTGCGCCTCGCCGACGTGGCTCGCGTCGAACTGGGTTCGGAAAGCTACATCTCGACCGCCAAGTTCAACGGCCACCCGGCCGCCGGCATGGCCATCAAGCTGGCCCCCGGCGCCAACGCGCTGAACACCGCCGCGGCGGTGAAGGCCCGCATGGCCCAGCTCGAGAAGAACTTCCCGGCCAGCTACAAGTACGTCGTCCCCTATGACTCGACGCCGTTCGTGAAACTGTCGATCGAGGAAGTGGTCAAGACGCTGATCGAAGCCATCGTGCTGGTGTTCATCGTCATGTTCCTGTTCCTGCAGAACTGGCGCGCGACCCTGATCCCGACCATCGCCGTCCCGGTCGTCCTTCTGGGCACCTTCGGCGTGCTGGCGGCCTTCGGCTACTCGATCAACACGCTCACCATGTTCGGCCTGGTGCTGGCCATCGGCCTGCTGGTCGACGACGCCATCGTCGTGGTCGAAAACGTCGAGCGCGTGATGAGCGAGGAGGGCCTCTCGCCCAAGGAAGCCACCCGCAAGTCGATGAACGAGATCACCGGCGCCCTGATCGGCATCGCCCTGGTGCTGGCCGCGGTGTTCGTGCCGATGGCCTTCTTCGGCGGCTCGCAAGGCGTGATCTACCGCCAGTTCTCCATCACCATCGTCTCGGCCATGGGCCTGTCGGTGATCGTCGCCCTGGTCCTGACCCCGGCCCTCTGCGCCACCATGCTGAAGCCGGTCCGGGCCGGTCACCACGACGAGAAGACCGGCTTCTTCGGCTGGTTCAACCGCAGCTTCAACGACATGAGCGGCCGCTACCAAGGCGGCGTGCGCAAGATCCTGGGCAAGAGCGGTCGCTGGAT encodes:
- a CDS encoding family 43 glycosylhydrolase — translated: MVDINRRGALGSLLTGAGLAALPASSQAAAQMGTLPSKPTTGPTWAKGIEGQRKADLGDGTFLNPILAGDHPDPSILKDGDDYYMTNSSFDAYPGLLIWHSRDLVNWTPVTTTLKTNVGSIWAPELCKHEGRYYIYLPAKKPNNNTSYVIWADRIEGPWSEPIDLKLPRYIDPGHIVDETGERWLFLSGGDRIKLAPDGLSTVGQPEHVYDPWRYPDDWDVEGFSPEGPKVMRRGAYYYMITAVGGTAGPPTGHMVIVARAKSLAGPWEDHPRNPLVRTTDNAEKWWSRGHATLVEGPGGDWWTVYHGYENGYYTLGRQTLLAPVTWTADGWFDVGGGDLSKPLPKPKGGKPGPHGMALSDDFSTDKYGVQWNFFDPRPDEHQRITRAGDVLTLKGAGEAPSSGAPLIFVNGDQAYEIECEIEVDPETRAGLILFYDRQLYCGLGFDAKAFVTHQYGIERGRPANPHGARMLMRLRNTRHIVAFHTSGDGGKTWKRFDRGMEVSGYHHNVRGGFLMLKPGIYAAGKGSARFRGFKYRALD
- a CDS encoding methyl-accepting chemotaxis protein, with the protein product MINLRNRLTGDAASKISALSNSLAMIEFDPKGTILAANANFCKALGYEEREIVGKHHSMFVPPDEVSSQAYRDFWARLASGQFDAREYLRIGKGGREVWIQASYNPVKNAAGQVTRVLKVATDVTAQKEANAERAAKLAAVERVQAVIEFTTEGVILDANENFLAVVGYSLAEIKGKHHGMFVDPAYRGSQAYADFWRKLNAGEFVAEEFKRIGKGGAEVWIQASYNPVFDAKGRVAKVVKFATEVTGRVDAVNQIARALERLAANDLSYRMTGSIDAQFARVRDDFNGAVTALDETIGAVATATQNVAGGANEISVASDDLSRRTEQQAASLEETAAALDQITATVGRSAEGAKRASTAASDARVDAARSGDIVGEAVSAMDGIESSSAQINQIIGVIDEIAFQTNLLALNAGVEAARAGEAGRGFAVVAQEVRALAQRSADAAKEIKVLIANSSAQVERGVKLVGDTGRALNAIVGKVSEIDTLIGEIAQSSREQATGIREVNVAVNQMDQVTQQNAAMVEEATAAAANLRVEAEHLERLIARFNVTAPTSNGRSAQRFAA
- a CDS encoding LOG family protein; translation: MPTAAPDNHAQLTSPSYRLAALDQDFLLGDSMRGVRFLLEFAKADEALRRWGVRSTVVVFGSARVRQDGPVEQARWYEEARRFGRIVSERGGAKLENGDHVRDNVIATGGGPGVMEAANRGAYEAGAPSIGFNITLPREQTPNPYCTPDLTFRFHYFAMRKMHLAMRANALVVFPGGFGTFDELFEILTLRQTDKAPPIPIVLFDEAYWRSIINFEALVEHGMIAEADLDLLHFADDAEETWAELVKCGLKLPGGEG
- a CDS encoding TetR/AcrR family transcriptional regulator; translation: MVDDAHSGRPSPESRRQQILDAACDRVRHSGFHGASMADIAKAAGLSVGQIYRYFENKEAIIAAIVAQDLAEMRDKFAELESQPGTLLDAIDEHLPESIDKCFEPGRAALALEVIAEAARNPKVAAIVRSADDQERQMARSLMERSRKPEWSEAEFQARCEAIGLIFDGLLMRGVNHPDLDREALSLVLRSTVRHLLS
- a CDS encoding efflux RND transporter periplasmic adaptor subunit, with protein sequence MYVKRTAAISAVGLAAIALTLSACGQKGDAGAGMGGATEVGYVVAQSQSVGLTTELSGRTSAFLVSEVRPQVGGVIKARLFEEGSIVKAGQSLYQIDPATYQATYNSAAASLAQAQATALAAKLKADRYKALVESGAVSKQDNDDAQATAAQTAAAVAVQKAALDTARINLNYTKVASPISGRIGKSAVTPGALVTASQATPLATVQDLSKIYVDLTQTSAELLKLKQQFASGKLGRTNSATVTLKLEDGSTYPTPGTLEFSDVTVDAGTGSVTLRAVFPNPNGVLLPGMYVRASLTQGVASGGILIPQTAVSRDPKGAATVTLVGAKGPEPRPVTLGQTIGDKWLVTSGLQPGDKVIVEGLQKVRPGAPIKAVPAGSAPAAQAQR